A window from Theobroma cacao cultivar B97-61/B2 chromosome 3, Criollo_cocoa_genome_V2, whole genome shotgun sequence encodes these proteins:
- the LOC18603811 gene encoding uncharacterized protein LOC18603811 has protein sequence MDSDSINNASSTSVHNGKDFSRKKRRSAKLKQCKLDARREQWLSQSVVKNKVCCKAGTNGGDSKRTPRGERDSSLENLEMRRRGEANGGGENGSVQHESDSESLPSNSPTSSLLLGGTGSGTSFTNSSSGSTSSGGCCSGSITEEEGDDGCLDDWEAVADALAADDDKQEMERNENYRENLCSGSTPEHEPNPQLGLNGARSDLRNSKPECQRTVQMATGTSRAWRVDDAFRPQTLPNLSKQRSFPATDRHFGQGGVSWVRSSAFSPPSCPICCEDLDFTDSSFLPCLCGFRLCLFCHKRILEDDGRCPGCRKAYEHDPMEAEASIQGGSMTFRLARSCSMIARS, from the exons ATGGATTCTGATTCGATCAACAACGCTTCTTCCACTTCAGTTCATAACGGCAAAGACTTCTCCAGAAAGAAGAGA AGGTCTGCGAAATTGAAGCAGTGCAAACTGGATGCTCGCCGCGAGCAATGGCTCTCGCAAA GTGTGGTAAAGAACAAGGTTTGTTGCAAGGCGGGAACGAACGGAGGCGATTCGAAGCGAACGCCGCGAGGTGAAAGGGACAGTTCGTTGGAGAATTTAGAGATGAGGAGAAGAGGTGAAGCAAATGGAGGAGGAGAAAATGGATCGGTCCAACACGAGAGCGATTCGGAGTCTTTGCCTTCAAATAGCCCCACGAGCAGCCTCCTGTTGGGAGGAACGGGGTCCGGAACAAGTTTCACCAATAGCAGCAGCGGTAGCACGAGCAGTGGCGGGTGCTGTTCCGGCAGCATCACGGAAGAAGAAGGGGATGATGGATGTTTGGATGATTGGGAGGCCGTTGCTGATGCATTGGCTGCTGATGATGACAAGCAAGAAATGGAGCGGAACGAGAATTATAGGGAAAACCTTTGTTCTGGATCGACTCCTGAGCATGAACCAAATCCCCAGCTAGGTTTGAATGGGGCGCGATCAGATTTGAGGAACTCAAAGCCTGAGTGTCAGAGAACGGTGCAGATGGCTACAGGGACTAGCAGGGCATGGAGGGTTGATGATGCTTTTCGTCCACAGACTCTTCCTAATTTGTCTAAGCAGCGAAGTTTTCCAGCTACGGACAGGCATTTTGGTCAGGGAGGGGTGTCATGGGTGCGTAGCAGTGCCTTTTCGCCACCATCATGTCCCATATGCTGTGAGGATTTGGATTTCACGGACTCAAGTTTTTTGCCCTGTTTATGTGGGTTCCGGCTCTGTCTTTTCTGCCACAAGAGGATTCTTGAGGATGATGGGCGTTGTCCTGGTTGCAGGAAGGCATATGAGCATGATCCTATGGAGGCTGAAGCTAGTATTCAAGGAGGCAGCATGACATTTAGGTTGGCTCGATCTTGTAGCATGATTGCAAGGTCTTAG
- the LOC18603810 gene encoding RHOMBOID-like protein 12, mitochondrial isoform X3 produces the protein MQRLLFLKQASSSFSKALTKTSSLSSLLHSFPYKTFSSIAKPTVDNQFLNSSFSHPFHHHSFPWRSQLSLTGEIRGFLSYPVVAKRFWLNFSSIHLKTSGKSLLGCRVWFLRPQIPRGRFDFGLQTSRWRLWFQRLTASDMVLGLIITNVAVFLLWRIADRKFMMNNFMVSLDNFKSGRLHTLITSAFSHIDIEHIISNMIGLYFFGSNIGRIFGPEYLLKLYLAGAIGGSVFYLVHHAFLALSSKGHAMWMMDPSKTPGLGNSHISGSAHLGGAAVAAIAWARLRRGRF, from the exons ATGCAGAGGCTTCTTTTTCTGAAGCAAGCCTCATCAAGCTTCTCCAAAGCACTGACGAAAACATCTTCCTTGTCTTCACTTCTCCATTCTTTTCCTTACAAAACCTTCTCTTCCATTGCTAAACCAACCGTCGACAACCAGTTTCTGAACTCTTCATTTTCACACCCATTTCACCACCATTCTTTTCCATGGCGATCACAGCTAAGTCTTACAGGGGAAATTCGAGGGTTTCTCTCGTACCCAGTAGTTGCAAAGCGATTTTGGTTGAATTTCTCAAGTATCCATCTCAAAACTTCTGGCAAAAGTCTCCTGGGTTGCAGAGTTTGGTTTCTTAGACCGCAGATTCCCAGAGGAAGATTTGATTTTGGTCTTCAAACGAGTCGATG GAGATTATGGTTCCAGCGATTGACAGCAAGTGACATGGTTTTGGGCTTGATTATAACTAATGTTgctgtttttttattatggcGGATTGCAGATAGAAAATTTATGATGAATAACTTCATG GTTTCATTGGACAATTTTAAAAGTGGACGCTTGCATACACTGATCACTTCAGCTTTCAGTCATATTGATATTGAGCATATTATCTCTAACATGATTGGACTTTATTTCTTTGGATCAAAT ATTGGAAGAATCTTTGGACCTGAATATTTGCTGAAGTTGTATCTAGCTGGGGCAATTGGTGGTTCAGTGTTTTACTTGGTGCACCATGCATTTTTGGCATTATCATCAAAG GGACATGCCATGTGGATGATGGACCCTTCAAAGACGCCAGGATTG GGAAATAGCCATATTTCAGGATCAGCTCACTTGGGAGGTGCTGCAGTTGCGGCTATAGCATGGGCTCGACTTAGAAGGGGGCGCTTCTAA
- the LOC18603810 gene encoding RHOMBOID-like protein 12, mitochondrial isoform X1 produces the protein MQRLLFLKQASSSFSKALTKTSSLSSLLHSFPYKTFSSIAKPTVDNQFLNSSFSHPFHHHSFPWRSQLSLTGEIRGFLSYPVVAKRFWLNFSSIHLKTSGKSLLGCRVWFLRPQIPRGRFDFGLQTSRWRLWFQRLTASDMVLGLIITNVAVFLLWRIADRKFMMNNFMVSLDNFKSGRLHTLITSAFSHIDIEHIISNMIGLYFFGSNIGRIFGPEYLLKLYLAGAIGGSVFYLVHHAFLALSSKGHAMWMMDPSKTPGLGASGAVNAIMLLDIFLNPKATLYFDFIIPVPAMLLGIFLIGKDVLRIIEGNSHISGSAHLGGAAVAAIAWARLRRGRF, from the exons ATGCAGAGGCTTCTTTTTCTGAAGCAAGCCTCATCAAGCTTCTCCAAAGCACTGACGAAAACATCTTCCTTGTCTTCACTTCTCCATTCTTTTCCTTACAAAACCTTCTCTTCCATTGCTAAACCAACCGTCGACAACCAGTTTCTGAACTCTTCATTTTCACACCCATTTCACCACCATTCTTTTCCATGGCGATCACAGCTAAGTCTTACAGGGGAAATTCGAGGGTTTCTCTCGTACCCAGTAGTTGCAAAGCGATTTTGGTTGAATTTCTCAAGTATCCATCTCAAAACTTCTGGCAAAAGTCTCCTGGGTTGCAGAGTTTGGTTTCTTAGACCGCAGATTCCCAGAGGAAGATTTGATTTTGGTCTTCAAACGAGTCGATG GAGATTATGGTTCCAGCGATTGACAGCAAGTGACATGGTTTTGGGCTTGATTATAACTAATGTTgctgtttttttattatggcGGATTGCAGATAGAAAATTTATGATGAATAACTTCATG GTTTCATTGGACAATTTTAAAAGTGGACGCTTGCATACACTGATCACTTCAGCTTTCAGTCATATTGATATTGAGCATATTATCTCTAACATGATTGGACTTTATTTCTTTGGATCAAAT ATTGGAAGAATCTTTGGACCTGAATATTTGCTGAAGTTGTATCTAGCTGGGGCAATTGGTGGTTCAGTGTTTTACTTGGTGCACCATGCATTTTTGGCATTATCATCAAAG GGACATGCCATGTGGATGATGGACCCTTCAAAGACGCCAGGATTG GGGGCAAGTGGGGCTGTTAATGCTATTATGCTGCTTGATATATTTCTCAATCCAAAAGCTACtctttattttgatttcatcATACCAGTTCCTGCCATGTTACTG GGCATCTTTTTAATTGGGAAAGATGTATTGAGGATAATAGAG GGAAATAGCCATATTTCAGGATCAGCTCACTTGGGAGGTGCTGCAGTTGCGGCTATAGCATGGGCTCGACTTAGAAGGGGGCGCTTCTAA
- the LOC18603810 gene encoding RHOMBOID-like protein 12, mitochondrial isoform X4, with translation MQRLLFLKQASSSFSKALTKTSSLSSLLHSFPYKTFSSIAKPTVDNQFLNSSFSHPFHHHSFPWRSQLSLTGEIRGFLSYPVVAKRFWLNFSSIHLKTSGKSLLGCRVWFLRPQIPRGRFDFGLQTSRWRLWFQRLTASDMVLGLIITNVAVFLLWRIADRKFMMNNFMVSLDNFKSGRLHTLITSAFSHIDIEHIISNMIGLYFFGSNIGRIFGPEYLLKLYLAGAIGGSVFYLVHHAFLALSSKGNSHISGSAHLGGAAVAAIAWARLRRGRF, from the exons ATGCAGAGGCTTCTTTTTCTGAAGCAAGCCTCATCAAGCTTCTCCAAAGCACTGACGAAAACATCTTCCTTGTCTTCACTTCTCCATTCTTTTCCTTACAAAACCTTCTCTTCCATTGCTAAACCAACCGTCGACAACCAGTTTCTGAACTCTTCATTTTCACACCCATTTCACCACCATTCTTTTCCATGGCGATCACAGCTAAGTCTTACAGGGGAAATTCGAGGGTTTCTCTCGTACCCAGTAGTTGCAAAGCGATTTTGGTTGAATTTCTCAAGTATCCATCTCAAAACTTCTGGCAAAAGTCTCCTGGGTTGCAGAGTTTGGTTTCTTAGACCGCAGATTCCCAGAGGAAGATTTGATTTTGGTCTTCAAACGAGTCGATG GAGATTATGGTTCCAGCGATTGACAGCAAGTGACATGGTTTTGGGCTTGATTATAACTAATGTTgctgtttttttattatggcGGATTGCAGATAGAAAATTTATGATGAATAACTTCATG GTTTCATTGGACAATTTTAAAAGTGGACGCTTGCATACACTGATCACTTCAGCTTTCAGTCATATTGATATTGAGCATATTATCTCTAACATGATTGGACTTTATTTCTTTGGATCAAAT ATTGGAAGAATCTTTGGACCTGAATATTTGCTGAAGTTGTATCTAGCTGGGGCAATTGGTGGTTCAGTGTTTTACTTGGTGCACCATGCATTTTTGGCATTATCATCAAAG GGAAATAGCCATATTTCAGGATCAGCTCACTTGGGAGGTGCTGCAGTTGCGGCTATAGCATGGGCTCGACTTAGAAGGGGGCGCTTCTAA
- the LOC18603810 gene encoding RHOMBOID-like protein 12, mitochondrial isoform X2, whose product MQRLLFLKQASSSFSKALTKTSSLSSLLHSFPYKTFSSIAKPTVDNQFLNSSFSHPFHHHSFPWRSQLSLTGEIRGFLSYPVVAKRFWLNFSSIHLKTSGKSLLGCRVWFLRPQIPRGRFDFGLQTSRWRLWFQRLTASDMVLGLIITNVAVFLLWRIADRKFMMNNFMIGRIFGPEYLLKLYLAGAIGGSVFYLVHHAFLALSSKGHAMWMMDPSKTPGLGASGAVNAIMLLDIFLNPKATLYFDFIIPVPAMLLGIFLIGKDVLRIIEGNSHISGSAHLGGAAVAAIAWARLRRGRF is encoded by the exons ATGCAGAGGCTTCTTTTTCTGAAGCAAGCCTCATCAAGCTTCTCCAAAGCACTGACGAAAACATCTTCCTTGTCTTCACTTCTCCATTCTTTTCCTTACAAAACCTTCTCTTCCATTGCTAAACCAACCGTCGACAACCAGTTTCTGAACTCTTCATTTTCACACCCATTTCACCACCATTCTTTTCCATGGCGATCACAGCTAAGTCTTACAGGGGAAATTCGAGGGTTTCTCTCGTACCCAGTAGTTGCAAAGCGATTTTGGTTGAATTTCTCAAGTATCCATCTCAAAACTTCTGGCAAAAGTCTCCTGGGTTGCAGAGTTTGGTTTCTTAGACCGCAGATTCCCAGAGGAAGATTTGATTTTGGTCTTCAAACGAGTCGATG GAGATTATGGTTCCAGCGATTGACAGCAAGTGACATGGTTTTGGGCTTGATTATAACTAATGTTgctgtttttttattatggcGGATTGCAGATAGAAAATTTATGATGAATAACTTCATG ATTGGAAGAATCTTTGGACCTGAATATTTGCTGAAGTTGTATCTAGCTGGGGCAATTGGTGGTTCAGTGTTTTACTTGGTGCACCATGCATTTTTGGCATTATCATCAAAG GGACATGCCATGTGGATGATGGACCCTTCAAAGACGCCAGGATTG GGGGCAAGTGGGGCTGTTAATGCTATTATGCTGCTTGATATATTTCTCAATCCAAAAGCTACtctttattttgatttcatcATACCAGTTCCTGCCATGTTACTG GGCATCTTTTTAATTGGGAAAGATGTATTGAGGATAATAGAG GGAAATAGCCATATTTCAGGATCAGCTCACTTGGGAGGTGCTGCAGTTGCGGCTATAGCATGGGCTCGACTTAGAAGGGGGCGCTTCTAA